A stretch of the Streptosporangium sp. NBC_01755 genome encodes the following:
- a CDS encoding SIS domain-containing protein translates to MTTKMRSEIAEQPAALRATLDALLPRVGEVERLAGQTRQLLFIARGTSDNAAVYGRYLAEAHTGRLSTLAAPSIATTYRRRLDLDGVLAVALSQSGRTEEIVETLAWAKDCGARTVAITNGGEQSPLAQAADLALCTVAGEEKAVPATKTYTTQLAALAVLALGLGADVDPGDLRRVPDAVEKLVDDPGDMEAIVEGLADKPGVVVSGRGLAFSTALELALKLKEACYLHAMGLSYADLLHGPIAVVDSDTPAILVAAGEGPTLAGTVALAERVTGAGASAYTVGGGTALSSVSTAALNGPDLPEWVAPLGLIVPGQLLTEALARRLGIDPDAPRGLNKVTQTD, encoded by the coding sequence ATGACGACCAAGATGCGCAGCGAGATCGCCGAGCAGCCCGCCGCGTTGCGAGCCACGCTTGACGCCCTCCTCCCCAGGGTCGGGGAGGTGGAGCGGCTCGCGGGGCAGACCCGCCAGCTGTTGTTCATCGCCCGTGGCACCTCCGACAACGCCGCAGTCTACGGCCGTTACCTGGCCGAGGCGCACACGGGCAGGCTCTCCACGCTCGCCGCTCCCTCGATCGCCACCACCTACCGGCGCAGGCTGGACCTCGACGGTGTGCTGGCCGTCGCCCTCTCCCAGTCGGGCAGGACCGAGGAGATCGTCGAGACCCTCGCCTGGGCGAAGGACTGTGGTGCCAGGACCGTGGCCATCACCAACGGCGGCGAGCAGAGCCCCCTGGCCCAGGCCGCGGACCTCGCCCTGTGCACGGTCGCGGGCGAGGAGAAGGCCGTCCCCGCCACCAAGACCTACACCACCCAGCTCGCCGCCCTCGCCGTGCTCGCCCTCGGCCTCGGTGCGGACGTCGACCCCGGCGACCTGCGACGGGTCCCGGACGCAGTCGAGAAGCTGGTCGACGACCCGGGCGACATGGAGGCGATCGTCGAGGGCCTGGCGGACAAGCCGGGCGTCGTGGTCTCCGGCCGGGGGCTGGCCTTCTCCACCGCGCTGGAGCTGGCGCTCAAGCTCAAGGAGGCGTGCTACCTGCACGCCATGGGCCTGTCGTACGCGGACCTGCTGCACGGCCCGATCGCCGTGGTCGACTCCGACACCCCGGCCATCCTGGTCGCGGCGGGCGAGGGGCCGACCTTGGCCGGCACCGTGGCGCTCGCCGAGCGGGTGACCGGCGCGGGCGCCTCGGCCTACACGGTCGGCGGCGGTACCGCGCTCTCCTCGGTCTCCACCGCCGCGCTGAACGGCCCCGACCTCCCCGAATGGGTCGCGCCGCTGGGCCTGATCGTCCCCGGTCAGCTGCTCACCGAGGCGCTCGCGCGCAGGCTGGGGATCGACCCGGACGCCCCTCGCGGTCTCAACAAGGTGACTCAGACCGACTGA
- a CDS encoding glucose PTS transporter subunit EIIB, with protein sequence MAADADAIIAGLGGVDNIIEIEPCITRLRTEVRDASKVDQAALRAAGAHGVMVAGCVVQVVVGPEADMIAGDIEDIIG encoded by the coding sequence ATGGCGGCCGACGCCGACGCGATCATCGCTGGACTCGGTGGTGTGGACAACATCATCGAGATCGAACCGTGCATCACCCGGCTCCGCACCGAGGTGCGTGACGCCTCCAAGGTCGACCAGGCGGCCCTGCGGGCGGCCGGCGCGCACGGCGTGATGGTGGCGGGCTGCGTCGTGCAGGTGGTGGTGGGTCCCGAGGCCGACATGATCGCCGGCGACATCGAGGACATCATCGGCTGA
- a CDS encoding PTS sugar transporter subunit IIA, with protein sequence MTTVLAPVTGVAVRLDSVPDPVFSEGLVGPGMAIEPDRAPGRVFSPIAGTIVKLHPHAFVVVGDDDRGVLVHLGIDTVQLRGEGFEPLVAEGDRVSAGQPVVAWDPAGIEAGGRRPICPVVALDAVASAVTGLAEGVVDAGDRLFEWGDPA encoded by the coding sequence GTGACCACGGTTCTGGCGCCGGTCACGGGGGTGGCCGTGAGACTCGACTCGGTACCCGACCCGGTCTTCTCCGAGGGCCTGGTCGGGCCCGGCATGGCGATCGAGCCGGACAGGGCGCCCGGCCGGGTGTTCTCTCCCATCGCGGGCACCATCGTCAAGCTGCACCCGCACGCGTTCGTGGTCGTCGGCGACGACGACAGGGGAGTCCTCGTCCACCTGGGCATCGACACGGTCCAGCTCAGGGGCGAGGGTTTCGAACCGCTGGTCGCGGAGGGCGACCGGGTGAGCGCCGGGCAGCCGGTGGTGGCGTGGGATCCGGCCGGGATCGAAGCGGGTGGGCGCCGCCCGATCTGCCCGGTCGTGGCGCTGGACGCCGTCGCGAGCGCCGTCACCGGCCTCGCCGAGGGGGTCGTGGACGCCGGTGACCGGCTCTTCGAGTGGGGCGATCCGGCCTGA
- a CDS encoding HPr family phosphocarrier protein, which translates to MAERHVTVMSKVGLHARPAATFVQTATKASLDVTIAKGAGLPVNAKSILSVLALDVRRGEVVVIRAEGEGAEELLDRLADIASAP; encoded by the coding sequence GTGGCCGAGCGCCATGTCACCGTCATGTCGAAGGTCGGCCTGCACGCCCGGCCCGCCGCGACGTTCGTGCAGACGGCGACTAAGGCGTCCCTGGACGTCACCATCGCCAAGGGGGCCGGCCTGCCGGTGAACGCCAAGAGCATCCTGTCGGTCCTCGCACTCGATGTCAGGAGGGGGGAGGTGGTGGTGATCAGGGCAGAGGGTGAGGGCGCCGAGGAGCTTCTCGACCGGTTGGCGGACATCGCGTCGGCGCCGTGA
- the nagZ gene encoding beta-N-acetylhexosaminidase, which translates to MRVTGIAVIATMAAGCADTGRTASQASGAARGGEASANAAPAEPTNSAAEPSGTAKPGTAEPGAAEPGAAEQTGVETVLASMSLEEKVGQLFMPVLYGEAADTVSGENQARFGVDTPAKMVARYRPGGVILFPWAGNVKNVRQVVALTNGLQEASPEIPLLIGADQENGRVSRLAPLVTDLPGASVVGSTGDPSLARRAAEVTGTELRALGINLDFAPVADVNINPRNPVIGPRAYGSDPKKVVPMVAAAVQGFHDAGIAATAKHFPGHGDTNVDSHTGLPVIRHSLSQWKRLDAPPFAAAIGKDVDAIMSAHVVMPKLDPSGDPATLSRPILTGLLREKLGFDGVVSTDALDMAGVRKRYGDGEVAVRAIQAGVDLLLMPPDYREAHRALLAAVKSGKISEARLDQSVRRLLKLKAAHGLLERAPVAEVARAERVLRSAGHLKVARLINARAR; encoded by the coding sequence ATGCGTGTGACGGGGATCGCAGTGATCGCGACGATGGCGGCCGGGTGTGCCGACACCGGAAGGACCGCTTCACAGGCGTCCGGTGCGGCCCGGGGCGGTGAGGCGTCCGCGAACGCGGCCCCGGCGGAGCCCACGAACTCGGCGGCCGAGCCTTCCGGGACGGCGAAGCCCGGGACGGCAGAGCCCGGGGCGGCAGAGCCCGGGGCGGCAGAGCAGACCGGCGTGGAGACCGTCCTCGCCTCGATGAGCCTGGAGGAGAAGGTCGGCCAGCTCTTCATGCCGGTGTTGTACGGCGAGGCGGCCGACACGGTGTCGGGGGAGAACCAGGCGCGGTTCGGCGTGGACACCCCGGCGAAGATGGTCGCCCGCTACCGTCCCGGCGGGGTGATCCTGTTCCCCTGGGCGGGCAACGTCAAGAACGTCAGGCAGGTCGTGGCGCTGACCAACGGGCTGCAGGAGGCGTCGCCGGAGATCCCGCTGCTGATCGGCGCGGACCAGGAGAACGGCAGGGTCTCCCGGCTCGCCCCGCTGGTCACCGACCTTCCAGGAGCCTCCGTCGTCGGCTCGACCGGCGACCCCTCGCTGGCCCGCCGGGCCGCGGAGGTGACGGGCACCGAGCTGCGCGCCCTGGGCATCAACCTCGACTTCGCCCCCGTCGCCGACGTCAACATCAACCCGCGCAACCCGGTGATCGGCCCGCGCGCGTACGGCTCGGACCCGAAGAAGGTCGTGCCGATGGTCGCCGCCGCGGTCCAGGGCTTCCACGACGCGGGGATCGCGGCCACTGCCAAGCACTTCCCCGGCCACGGCGACACCAACGTCGACAGCCACACCGGTCTACCGGTGATCAGGCACTCACTGTCCCAGTGGAAAAGGCTGGACGCCCCGCCTTTCGCAGCCGCCATCGGCAAGGACGTCGACGCGATCATGAGTGCGCACGTCGTCATGCCGAAGCTCGACCCCTCAGGTGATCCCGCCACCCTCTCCAGGCCGATCCTGACCGGGCTGCTTCGGGAGAAGCTCGGCTTCGACGGGGTCGTCTCGACAGACGCGCTGGACATGGCGGGGGTACGCAAGAGGTACGGCGACGGGGAGGTGGCGGTGCGTGCGATCCAGGCCGGGGTCGACCTGCTGCTCATGCCGCCGGACTACCGCGAGGCCCATCGGGCGCTGCTGGCCGCCGTGAAGTCCGGGAAGATCTCGGAGGCGCGGCTCGACCAGTCCGTCCGGCGCCTGCTGAAGCTGAAGGCCGCCCACGGCCTGCTGGAGAGGGCACCGGTCGCCGAGGTGGCCAGGGCCGAGCGGGTACTGCGCTCGGCCGGGCATCTCAAGGTCGCCCGGCTCATCAACGCGCGGGCCCGCTGA